GTTCCTGTATGTTGTCTGCAAGTCATAATAAAGATTGTTAGCAACCTCCAAGGGAGCTCCTAACTTCGCAGCGTCTTCACCAGCAATCTCTCTGTCCTCATCAGACCAGCCCAACAAGTAGCTAGATTACCAGTCAACAGCTGTATGATCTGCCCAGATTGTGGCCTTGCTTTGGGTTCAGGATTCCTGCATGAAAAAGTAGACAGCATTATGTAGTATCTAAACAATTAAATACACTGCATAAAGAAAGAGAAACATATTTGCTGTAAAAAACTATTTCTACTCCtaacacaatattaaataccaACACTTGATCATCACTCGGTATATAGCTCTGGGACAACCAGGAGATGGTGGGAGTCTGTATCCAGTATCAACTTTCCGCAGTGTCTACAGAGATAATTATGAATAAATTGCGCTTTCTTCCATCTCAATGAAATGGTTGACATCCCAAACTCCATAtttcatacagtacacattCATAACTCCACACATCACTCTGGACTGAATATTTCCTATAATTTAATGCCTGAATTGAAAAACCAGTGAAAGAGCTATTGTTTGCACAGCAATAAAAACTACTACCTCAGGAGCAGTCCATTTTACTGGTATCTTCCCTCCTGATGTGATGTAGTAGTTTTCAATAAGTAAATTACGAGACATTCCAAAATCAGCAATCTTTAATGTGGAGATTTTGTATGTAGGCAAACAATTCTTTTAGCTACACAATTTAGCTAGCTTACCTTGCATGAAAAGGTTTGAGACACAAGAATATTTCTTGCTGCAAAGTCTCTGTGAataaaatgtttaccattaagGTAAGCCATTCCTGCTGCAATCTCCTTGCAGAACTTCAACAGAAGTAATGGTATCTTTACAAGAACAGTGGACACACTCCTACATCATTAAAACATTGTATCCGATTAAAGTTTAATGTATGCATTTACTAACACTTGTCTCAGTTCCATTACTACACTTTTCTAGGTCTCCATTGGGCACATACTCCAGTACAATCGTGACAGGTTCATCTGtcactacaccatgaagcttGACCACATTCTCATGGTCAAACTGGCACATTATGGCAGCCTCTTGGAGGAATCGTACTCTATCCTTAGCACTAACATTCCCATTCAAAGTTTTCACAGCAACTTCCACTTTCTTGTGTGAGGTAGGCTTCCACATGGCATGAGAAGCTGCTCCAAATTCTCCAGTACCTAGTTTTTCACAAATCCTATTTTTAGAAAACTAAATATTCCTTATGCAGCTCTTA
The nucleotide sequence above comes from Dysidea avara chromosome 3, odDysAvar1.4, whole genome shotgun sequence. Encoded proteins:
- the LOC136251944 gene encoding ephrin type-A receptor 8-like; protein product: MELRQVSVSTVLVKIPLLLLKFCKEIAAGMAYLNGKHFIHRDFAARNILVSQTFSCKIADFGMSRNLLIENYYITSGGKIPVKWTAPETLRKVDTGYRLPPSPGCPRAIYRVMIKCWNPEPKARPQSGQIIQLLTGNLATCWAGLMRTERLLVKTLRS